In one Juglans regia cultivar Chandler chromosome 11, Walnut 2.0, whole genome shotgun sequence genomic region, the following are encoded:
- the LOC109007695 gene encoding RNA-binding protein BRN1 isoform X2, translating to MAEGKRERSASSEESVKLFVGQVPKHMTEAQLIAMFKEFALVDEVNIIKDKATRASRGCCFLICPSRQEADKAVNACHNKKTLPGASSPLQVKYADGELERLEHKLFVGMLPKNVLEAEVSDLFSEYGTIKDLQILRGSQQTSKGCAFLKYETKEQAIAALEAINGKHKMEGSSVPLVVKWADTEKERQARRAQKAQSQASNVPNTDSQHPSLFGTLPMGYVPPYNGYGYQAPGTYGLMQYRLPPMQNHSGFHNIFPTINQGNALRGVTPELGTNMAPRNYAMPPASYVGSAYHGIPGLQHHMAYPGGMMSHRPLNASLGSVPPAVMNSNPTASSNTGPPGANLFIYHIPQDFGDQELANAFQAYGSVLSAKVFIDKATGVSKCFGFVSYDSPEAAQSAITVMNGFQLGGKKLKVQLKRDNKEIKSY from the exons ATGGcggaggggaagagagagagaagcgcAAGCAGCGAGGAGAGCGTGAAGCTGTTCGTAGGTCAGGTGCCGAAGCACATGACCGAGGCTCAGCTCATCGCAATGTTCAAGGAGTTCGCTCTCGTCGACGAGGTCAACATCATCAAGGACAAGGCCACGCGCGCCTCACGTG GGTGTTGCTTCTTAATATGTCCGTCGAGGCAAGAGGCGGATAAGGCCGTCAATGCGTGTCACAACAAGAAAACTCTCCCTGGG GCATCTAGCCCGTTGCAAGTGAAGTATGCAGATGGCGAGTTGGAAAGACTAG AGCACAAGCTTTTTGTTGGCATGCTTCCAAAGAATGTTTTGGAAGCTGAAGTTTCTGATCTCTTTTCTGAATATGGAACTATAAAAGACTTGCAGATATTAAGAGGTTCTCAGCAAACTAGTAAAG GTTGTGCATTTTTAAAGTATGAGACGAAAGAGCAAGCAATCGCAGCTCTGGAGGCTATCAATGGAAAGCATAAAATGGAG GGATCAAGTGTGCCTTTGGTTGTCAAATGGGCAGATACTGAAAAAGAAAGGCAAGCTCGGAGGGCTCAGAAAGCTCAATCTCAGGCTTCTAATGTGCCAAATACTGATTCACAACATCCTTCATTGTTTGGAACTTTGCCAATGGGTTATGTTCCTCCATATAATGGATATGGCTATCAG GCTCCTGGAACTTATGGACTTATGCAATACCGCCTGCCACCAATGCAGAATCATTCTGGATTTCATAATATCTTTCCCACAATAAACCAAGGAAATGCCTTGCGTGGAGTTACGCCTGAACTTGGCACCAatatggcccctagaaattatGCTATGCCTCCTGCAAGTTATGTGGGCTCTGCTTATCATGGGATACCGGGTCTTCAGCATCACATGGCATATCCTGGTGGAATGATGAGTCATCGGCCTCTAAATGCTTCACTTGGGTCAGTGCCACCTGCTGTTATGAACAGTAATCCCACGGCATCTTCGAACACTG GTCCACCTGGCGCCaatctatttatttatcacATACCTCAAGATTTTGGAGATCAAGAGCTTGCCAATGCTTTCCAGGCGTATGGTAGTGTCTTGAGTGCTAAGGTTTTTATTGACAAAGCAACTGGTGTTAGCAAATGTTTTG GGTTTGTCAGCTATGACTCACCTGAGGCTGCTCAATCTGCCATTACCGTGATGAATGGATTCCAATTAGGTGGTAAAAAATTGAAGGTTCAGCTTAAGAGAGATAATAAAGAGATTAAATCATATTGA
- the LOC109007696 gene encoding mitochondrial substrate carrier family protein ucpB isoform X3 — protein MDDQPGSLKSSIPGSRKVNIEKGSWMVSPSYLFYHFGTSGLSVAVATGVTHPLDVLKVRLQMQLVGQRGPLTGMGKLFFQVLKNEGTRSMYLGLAPALTRSVLYGGLRLGLYEPSKNVCNWAFGSTNILVKIASGAFSGGIATALTNPVEVLKVRLQMNPNLRRGPIGELQRIISEEGIRALWKGVGPAMSRAAALTASQLATYDESKRILISRTPLEEGFPLHLIASMVAGTVSTFITAPMDMIKTRLMLQRESKEVGSYKTGFHCAYQGACHICKIRPTDYNYLYTL, from the exons ATGGACGACCAACCTGGTTCCCTGAAATCTTCAATCCCAG GGTCTCGGAAAGTCAATATTGAGAAGGGAAGTTGGATGGTCTCGCCGTCTTATTTATTCTATCACTTTGGTACAAGCGGACTATCAGTTGCTGTGGCCACCGGTGTTACCCATCCTctag ACGTACTCAAAGTTAGGCTGCAAATGCAACTTGTTGGCCAGAGAGGTCCTTTGACAGGAATG GGAAAGTTATTTTTTCAAGTATTGAAGAATGAAGGAACAAGGTCTATGTATCTAGGACTGGCACCGGCATTGACAAGGTCAGTTCTTTATGGTGGTCTTCGTTTAGGCTTGTATGAACCCTCAAAGAATGTTTGCAATTGGGCTTTTGGTTCCACCAATATCTTGGTCAAGATTGCATCTGGAGCATTTTCTGGTGGCATTGCAACTGCACTGACCAATCCAGTTGAGGTTCTAAAG GTACGGCTACAAATGAATCCAAACTTGAGAAGAGGACCAATTGGAGAATTGCAAAGAATTATTTCTGAAGAGGGAATTCGAGCTCTATGGAAGGGAGTTGGTCCTGCTATGTCCAGGGCTGCTGCTTTGACTGCATCACAGCTGGCAACATATGATGAATCCAAGCGG ATTTTGATCAGTCGAACACCTCTTGAAGAAGGATTTCCTCTTCATCTCAT TGCAAGTATGGTTGCAGGCACCGTGAGTACTTTTATAACCGCACCCATGGACATGATTAAAACTCGTCTCATGCTGCAACGGGAATCGAAAGAAGTTGGGAGCTACAAAACTGGATTTCATTGCGCATATCAG GGGGCTTGCCATATTTGCAAGATTAGGCCCACAGACTACAATTACCTTTATACTCTGTGA
- the LOC109007696 gene encoding mitochondrial substrate carrier family protein ucpB isoform X1 — MDDQPGSLKSSIPGSRKVNIEKGSWMVSPSYLFYHFGTSGLSVAVATGVTHPLDVLKVRLQMQLVGQRGPLTGMGKLFFQVLKNEGTRSMYLGLAPALTRSVLYGGLRLGLYEPSKNVCNWAFGSTNILVKIASGAFSGGIATALTNPVEVLKVRLQMNPNLRRGPIGELQRIISEEGIRALWKGVGPAMSRAAALTASQLATYDESKRILISRTPLEEGFPLHLIASMVAGTVSTFITAPMDMIKTRLMLQRESKEVGSYKTGFHCAYQVLLTEGPRGLYKGGLAIFARLGPQTTITFILCEKLRTLAGLNAI; from the exons ATGGACGACCAACCTGGTTCCCTGAAATCTTCAATCCCAG GGTCTCGGAAAGTCAATATTGAGAAGGGAAGTTGGATGGTCTCGCCGTCTTATTTATTCTATCACTTTGGTACAAGCGGACTATCAGTTGCTGTGGCCACCGGTGTTACCCATCCTctag ACGTACTCAAAGTTAGGCTGCAAATGCAACTTGTTGGCCAGAGAGGTCCTTTGACAGGAATG GGAAAGTTATTTTTTCAAGTATTGAAGAATGAAGGAACAAGGTCTATGTATCTAGGACTGGCACCGGCATTGACAAGGTCAGTTCTTTATGGTGGTCTTCGTTTAGGCTTGTATGAACCCTCAAAGAATGTTTGCAATTGGGCTTTTGGTTCCACCAATATCTTGGTCAAGATTGCATCTGGAGCATTTTCTGGTGGCATTGCAACTGCACTGACCAATCCAGTTGAGGTTCTAAAG GTACGGCTACAAATGAATCCAAACTTGAGAAGAGGACCAATTGGAGAATTGCAAAGAATTATTTCTGAAGAGGGAATTCGAGCTCTATGGAAGGGAGTTGGTCCTGCTATGTCCAGGGCTGCTGCTTTGACTGCATCACAGCTGGCAACATATGATGAATCCAAGCGG ATTTTGATCAGTCGAACACCTCTTGAAGAAGGATTTCCTCTTCATCTCAT TGCAAGTATGGTTGCAGGCACCGTGAGTACTTTTATAACCGCACCCATGGACATGATTAAAACTCGTCTCATGCTGCAACGGGAATCGAAAGAAGTTGGGAGCTACAAAACTGGATTTCATTGCGCATATCAG GTTTTGCTTACTGAAGGTCCTAGGGGTCTTTACAAGGG GGGGCTTGCCATATTTGCAAGATTAGGCCCACAGACTACAATTACCTTTATACTCTGTGAGAAGCTACGCACGCTTGCTGGATTGAACGCAATCTAG
- the LOC109007698 gene encoding U1 small nuclear ribonucleoprotein C, whose amino-acid sequence MPRYYCDYCDTYLTHDSPSVRKQHNAGYKHKANVRTYYQQFEEQQTQSLIDQRIKEHLGQAAAFQQVGAAYNQHLMGQRPRLPVLPTPLMPQLPGSSPLIPGIRPPVLPRPIPGAPGYGPSPTMAPMMAPPGAPSLPGQLNAIPRPTTTVPGSTPASASNGAPPMVNLPVYQANPVASTSGGYDILNANAQAPEANR is encoded by the exons ATGCCTCG GTATTACTGTGATTACTGTGACACCTACTTGACCCACGATTCT CCATCTGTAAGAAAGCAACACAATGCAGGTTACAAGCATAAG GCaaatgttcgaacatactaTCAGCAATTTGAGGAACAACAGACCCAAAGCTTGATTGATCAGAGGATTAAAGAACATCTTGGACAAGCTGCTGCATTCCAGCAGGTTGGTGCTGCTTACAATCAACATCTAATGGGTCAGAGGCCCCGGCTTCCTGTTCTACCTACACCTTTAATGCCACAGTTACCTGGAAGTTCACCATTAATCCCGGGGATTAGGCCACCTGTTTTGCCCAGACCAATTCCTGGAGCTCCAG GGTACGGACCTTCTCCAACAATGGCACCTATGATGGCTCCACCTGGTGCTCCTTCCTTACCTGGTCAGCTAAATGCTATTCCAAGGCCAACCACAACAGTTCCTGGAAGCACACCAGCATCTGCTTCCAACGGTGCCCCACCTATGGTCAACCTGCCAGTGTATCAGGCCAATCCAGTGGCATCAACAAGTGGAGGCTACGATATTCTCAATGCTAATGCTCAAGCTCCTGAGGCTAACCGTTAG
- the LOC109007695 gene encoding RNA-binding protein BRN1 isoform X3, with protein sequence MAEGKRERSASSEESVKLFVGQVPKHMTEAQLIAMFKEFALVDEVNIIKDKATRASRGCCFLICPSRQEADKAVNACHNKKTLPGASSPLQVKYADGELERLEHKLFVGMLPKNVLEAEVSDLFSEYGTIKDLQILRGSQQTSKGCAFLKYETKEQAIAALEAINGKHKMEGSSVPLVVKWADTEKERQARRAQKAQSQASNVPNTDSQHPSLFGTLPMGYVPPYNGYGYQAPGTYGLMQYRLPPMQNHSGFHNIFPTINQGNALRGVTPELGTNMAPRNYAMPPASYVGSAYHGIPGLQHHMAYPGGMMSHRPLNASLGSVPPAVMNSNPTASSNTGKSSGGQVEGPPGANLFIYHIPQDFGDQELANAFQAYGSVLSAKVFIDKATGVSKCFGDHIT encoded by the exons ATGGcggaggggaagagagagagaagcgcAAGCAGCGAGGAGAGCGTGAAGCTGTTCGTAGGTCAGGTGCCGAAGCACATGACCGAGGCTCAGCTCATCGCAATGTTCAAGGAGTTCGCTCTCGTCGACGAGGTCAACATCATCAAGGACAAGGCCACGCGCGCCTCACGTG GGTGTTGCTTCTTAATATGTCCGTCGAGGCAAGAGGCGGATAAGGCCGTCAATGCGTGTCACAACAAGAAAACTCTCCCTGGG GCATCTAGCCCGTTGCAAGTGAAGTATGCAGATGGCGAGTTGGAAAGACTAG AGCACAAGCTTTTTGTTGGCATGCTTCCAAAGAATGTTTTGGAAGCTGAAGTTTCTGATCTCTTTTCTGAATATGGAACTATAAAAGACTTGCAGATATTAAGAGGTTCTCAGCAAACTAGTAAAG GTTGTGCATTTTTAAAGTATGAGACGAAAGAGCAAGCAATCGCAGCTCTGGAGGCTATCAATGGAAAGCATAAAATGGAG GGATCAAGTGTGCCTTTGGTTGTCAAATGGGCAGATACTGAAAAAGAAAGGCAAGCTCGGAGGGCTCAGAAAGCTCAATCTCAGGCTTCTAATGTGCCAAATACTGATTCACAACATCCTTCATTGTTTGGAACTTTGCCAATGGGTTATGTTCCTCCATATAATGGATATGGCTATCAG GCTCCTGGAACTTATGGACTTATGCAATACCGCCTGCCACCAATGCAGAATCATTCTGGATTTCATAATATCTTTCCCACAATAAACCAAGGAAATGCCTTGCGTGGAGTTACGCCTGAACTTGGCACCAatatggcccctagaaattatGCTATGCCTCCTGCAAGTTATGTGGGCTCTGCTTATCATGGGATACCGGGTCTTCAGCATCACATGGCATATCCTGGTGGAATGATGAGTCATCGGCCTCTAAATGCTTCACTTGGGTCAGTGCCACCTGCTGTTATGAACAGTAATCCCACGGCATCTTCGAACACTGGTAAAAGTTCTGGGGGTCAGGTTGAAG GTCCACCTGGCGCCaatctatttatttatcacATACCTCAAGATTTTGGAGATCAAGAGCTTGCCAATGCTTTCCAGGCGTATGGTAGTGTCTTGAGTGCTAAGGTTTTTATTGACAAAGCAACTGGTGTTAGCAAATGTTTTGGTGATCACATTACCTA G
- the LOC109007695 gene encoding RNA-binding protein BRN1 isoform X4: MAEGKRERSASSEESVKLFVGQVPKHMTEAQLIAMFKEFALVDEVNIIKDKATRASRGCCFLICPSRQEADKAVNACHNKKTLPGASSPLQVKYADGELERLEHKLFVGMLPKNVLEAEVSDLFSEYGTIKDLQILRGSQQTSKGCAFLKYETKEQAIAALEAINGKHKMEGSSVPLVVKWADTEKERQARRAQKAQSQASNVPNTDSQHPSLFGTLPMGYVPPYNGYGYQAPGTYGLMQYRLPPMQNHSGFHNIFPTINQGNALRGVTPELGTNMAPRNYAMPPASYVGSAYHGIPGLQHHMAYPGGMMSHRPLNASLGSVPPAVMNSNPTASSNTGKSSGGQVEGPPGANLFIYHIPQDFGDQELANAFQAYGSVLSAKGLSAMTHLRLLNLPLP, from the exons ATGGcggaggggaagagagagagaagcgcAAGCAGCGAGGAGAGCGTGAAGCTGTTCGTAGGTCAGGTGCCGAAGCACATGACCGAGGCTCAGCTCATCGCAATGTTCAAGGAGTTCGCTCTCGTCGACGAGGTCAACATCATCAAGGACAAGGCCACGCGCGCCTCACGTG GGTGTTGCTTCTTAATATGTCCGTCGAGGCAAGAGGCGGATAAGGCCGTCAATGCGTGTCACAACAAGAAAACTCTCCCTGGG GCATCTAGCCCGTTGCAAGTGAAGTATGCAGATGGCGAGTTGGAAAGACTAG AGCACAAGCTTTTTGTTGGCATGCTTCCAAAGAATGTTTTGGAAGCTGAAGTTTCTGATCTCTTTTCTGAATATGGAACTATAAAAGACTTGCAGATATTAAGAGGTTCTCAGCAAACTAGTAAAG GTTGTGCATTTTTAAAGTATGAGACGAAAGAGCAAGCAATCGCAGCTCTGGAGGCTATCAATGGAAAGCATAAAATGGAG GGATCAAGTGTGCCTTTGGTTGTCAAATGGGCAGATACTGAAAAAGAAAGGCAAGCTCGGAGGGCTCAGAAAGCTCAATCTCAGGCTTCTAATGTGCCAAATACTGATTCACAACATCCTTCATTGTTTGGAACTTTGCCAATGGGTTATGTTCCTCCATATAATGGATATGGCTATCAG GCTCCTGGAACTTATGGACTTATGCAATACCGCCTGCCACCAATGCAGAATCATTCTGGATTTCATAATATCTTTCCCACAATAAACCAAGGAAATGCCTTGCGTGGAGTTACGCCTGAACTTGGCACCAatatggcccctagaaattatGCTATGCCTCCTGCAAGTTATGTGGGCTCTGCTTATCATGGGATACCGGGTCTTCAGCATCACATGGCATATCCTGGTGGAATGATGAGTCATCGGCCTCTAAATGCTTCACTTGGGTCAGTGCCACCTGCTGTTATGAACAGTAATCCCACGGCATCTTCGAACACTGGTAAAAGTTCTGGGGGTCAGGTTGAAG GTCCACCTGGCGCCaatctatttatttatcacATACCTCAAGATTTTGGAGATCAAGAGCTTGCCAATGCTTTCCAGGCGTATGGTAGTGTCTTGAGTGCTAAG GGTTTGTCAGCTATGACTCACCTGAGGCTGCTCAATCTGCCATTACCGTGA
- the LOC109007696 gene encoding mitochondrial substrate carrier family protein ucpB isoform X2 has protein sequence MVSPSYLFYHFGTSGLSVAVATGVTHPLDVLKVRLQMQLVGQRGPLTGMGKLFFQVLKNEGTRSMYLGLAPALTRSVLYGGLRLGLYEPSKNVCNWAFGSTNILVKIASGAFSGGIATALTNPVEVLKVRLQMNPNLRRGPIGELQRIISEEGIRALWKGVGPAMSRAAALTASQLATYDESKRILISRTPLEEGFPLHLIASMVAGTVSTFITAPMDMIKTRLMLQRESKEVGSYKTGFHCAYQVLLTEGPRGLYKGGLAIFARLGPQTTITFILCEKLRTLAGLNAI, from the exons ATGGTCTCGCCGTCTTATTTATTCTATCACTTTGGTACAAGCGGACTATCAGTTGCTGTGGCCACCGGTGTTACCCATCCTctag ACGTACTCAAAGTTAGGCTGCAAATGCAACTTGTTGGCCAGAGAGGTCCTTTGACAGGAATG GGAAAGTTATTTTTTCAAGTATTGAAGAATGAAGGAACAAGGTCTATGTATCTAGGACTGGCACCGGCATTGACAAGGTCAGTTCTTTATGGTGGTCTTCGTTTAGGCTTGTATGAACCCTCAAAGAATGTTTGCAATTGGGCTTTTGGTTCCACCAATATCTTGGTCAAGATTGCATCTGGAGCATTTTCTGGTGGCATTGCAACTGCACTGACCAATCCAGTTGAGGTTCTAAAG GTACGGCTACAAATGAATCCAAACTTGAGAAGAGGACCAATTGGAGAATTGCAAAGAATTATTTCTGAAGAGGGAATTCGAGCTCTATGGAAGGGAGTTGGTCCTGCTATGTCCAGGGCTGCTGCTTTGACTGCATCACAGCTGGCAACATATGATGAATCCAAGCGG ATTTTGATCAGTCGAACACCTCTTGAAGAAGGATTTCCTCTTCATCTCAT TGCAAGTATGGTTGCAGGCACCGTGAGTACTTTTATAACCGCACCCATGGACATGATTAAAACTCGTCTCATGCTGCAACGGGAATCGAAAGAAGTTGGGAGCTACAAAACTGGATTTCATTGCGCATATCAG GTTTTGCTTACTGAAGGTCCTAGGGGTCTTTACAAGGG GGGGCTTGCCATATTTGCAAGATTAGGCCCACAGACTACAATTACCTTTATACTCTGTGAGAAGCTACGCACGCTTGCTGGATTGAACGCAATCTAG
- the LOC109007695 gene encoding RNA-binding protein BRN1 isoform X1, with protein sequence MAEGKRERSASSEESVKLFVGQVPKHMTEAQLIAMFKEFALVDEVNIIKDKATRASRGCCFLICPSRQEADKAVNACHNKKTLPGASSPLQVKYADGELERLEHKLFVGMLPKNVLEAEVSDLFSEYGTIKDLQILRGSQQTSKGCAFLKYETKEQAIAALEAINGKHKMEGSSVPLVVKWADTEKERQARRAQKAQSQASNVPNTDSQHPSLFGTLPMGYVPPYNGYGYQAPGTYGLMQYRLPPMQNHSGFHNIFPTINQGNALRGVTPELGTNMAPRNYAMPPASYVGSAYHGIPGLQHHMAYPGGMMSHRPLNASLGSVPPAVMNSNPTASSNTGKSSGGQVEGPPGANLFIYHIPQDFGDQELANAFQAYGSVLSAKVFIDKATGVSKCFGFVSYDSPEAAQSAITVMNGFQLGGKKLKVQLKRDNKEIKSY encoded by the exons ATGGcggaggggaagagagagagaagcgcAAGCAGCGAGGAGAGCGTGAAGCTGTTCGTAGGTCAGGTGCCGAAGCACATGACCGAGGCTCAGCTCATCGCAATGTTCAAGGAGTTCGCTCTCGTCGACGAGGTCAACATCATCAAGGACAAGGCCACGCGCGCCTCACGTG GGTGTTGCTTCTTAATATGTCCGTCGAGGCAAGAGGCGGATAAGGCCGTCAATGCGTGTCACAACAAGAAAACTCTCCCTGGG GCATCTAGCCCGTTGCAAGTGAAGTATGCAGATGGCGAGTTGGAAAGACTAG AGCACAAGCTTTTTGTTGGCATGCTTCCAAAGAATGTTTTGGAAGCTGAAGTTTCTGATCTCTTTTCTGAATATGGAACTATAAAAGACTTGCAGATATTAAGAGGTTCTCAGCAAACTAGTAAAG GTTGTGCATTTTTAAAGTATGAGACGAAAGAGCAAGCAATCGCAGCTCTGGAGGCTATCAATGGAAAGCATAAAATGGAG GGATCAAGTGTGCCTTTGGTTGTCAAATGGGCAGATACTGAAAAAGAAAGGCAAGCTCGGAGGGCTCAGAAAGCTCAATCTCAGGCTTCTAATGTGCCAAATACTGATTCACAACATCCTTCATTGTTTGGAACTTTGCCAATGGGTTATGTTCCTCCATATAATGGATATGGCTATCAG GCTCCTGGAACTTATGGACTTATGCAATACCGCCTGCCACCAATGCAGAATCATTCTGGATTTCATAATATCTTTCCCACAATAAACCAAGGAAATGCCTTGCGTGGAGTTACGCCTGAACTTGGCACCAatatggcccctagaaattatGCTATGCCTCCTGCAAGTTATGTGGGCTCTGCTTATCATGGGATACCGGGTCTTCAGCATCACATGGCATATCCTGGTGGAATGATGAGTCATCGGCCTCTAAATGCTTCACTTGGGTCAGTGCCACCTGCTGTTATGAACAGTAATCCCACGGCATCTTCGAACACTGGTAAAAGTTCTGGGGGTCAGGTTGAAG GTCCACCTGGCGCCaatctatttatttatcacATACCTCAAGATTTTGGAGATCAAGAGCTTGCCAATGCTTTCCAGGCGTATGGTAGTGTCTTGAGTGCTAAGGTTTTTATTGACAAAGCAACTGGTGTTAGCAAATGTTTTG GGTTTGTCAGCTATGACTCACCTGAGGCTGCTCAATCTGCCATTACCGTGATGAATGGATTCCAATTAGGTGGTAAAAAATTGAAGGTTCAGCTTAAGAGAGATAATAAAGAGATTAAATCATATTGA